One Chromatiales bacterium 21-64-14 DNA segment encodes these proteins:
- a CDS encoding 4Fe-4S ferredoxin, whose protein sequence is MVLIKVAQARAQDQAVSSAVRWGMLIDTTKCARGCNVCVKACDVENGLTGHGRPETDSQWIRKVQLRDTQTGYVQSLPMLCQHCEYPPCEDVCPTGASFRRADGIVLVDKHICIGCRYCMMACPYKARSFVAEALDDQKPWSPRGIGTVESCTFCVHRVDRGHQPACVDACAQADHGAMVFGNLNDPSSEIAKLIAEYDSSEVRPDLGLNTGVRYRGL, encoded by the coding sequence ATGGTACTCATCAAGGTCGCGCAGGCACGGGCTCAGGACCAGGCGGTGTCCAGCGCGGTGCGTTGGGGCATGTTGATCGATACCACGAAATGTGCTCGTGGCTGCAACGTATGTGTGAAAGCCTGCGATGTGGAGAACGGTCTCACTGGACATGGGCGTCCCGAGACGGATTCCCAATGGATTCGCAAGGTGCAACTACGGGACACCCAGACCGGCTACGTACAGTCGTTGCCGATGCTCTGCCAGCACTGTGAATATCCACCCTGCGAAGACGTGTGCCCCACCGGCGCATCGTTCCGGCGCGCGGACGGCATCGTCTTGGTGGACAAGCATATCTGCATCGGTTGCCGGTATTGCATGATGGCCTGCCCGTATAAGGCGCGCTCGTTCGTCGCCGAGGCCCTGGATGACCAGAAGCCCTGGTCGCCGCGCGGCATCGGCACCGTCGAGAGCTGCACGTTCTGTGTCCACCGGGTCGATCGGGGGCATCAACCAGCATGCGTCGATGCTTGCGCCCAGGCCGATCACGGCGCCATGGTGTTCGGCAATCTCAATGATCCGAGCAGCGAAATCGCCAAGCTTATTGCGGAATACGATAGCAGCGAGGTGCGTCCCGACCTCGGACTAAACACTGGGGTTCGCTATCGCGGGCTATAG
- a CDS encoding dissimilatory-type sulfite reductase subunit alpha: MAKDTHVTPILDELETGPWPSFVSGIKRLRDQHDDGRIRGMANDLLGQLEHSYETRKGYWKGGTISVFGYGGGIIPRFSEVGKQFPESKEFHTLRVQPPAGNFYSTGILRQLADSWEKWGSGLVTFHGQTGNIMFIGANSENVQHFFDEINDYGFDLGGAGPCVRTGMSCVGAARCEMSNCNEHRIHRTLLTRFTDDIHRPALPYKFKFKVSGCPNDCMNAIERSDFAIIGTWRDNMKVDQDEVKAFVAKKGRQYVIDNVTTRCPTNCMTLNNDDTLTVDDRNCVKCMHCLNVMPKALHPGDDKGVSILLGGKRTLKIGDMMGTVIVPFMKMDTDEDYQRIVEIAENTIDFWAENGLEHERCGEMIDRIGLVNFLEGVGLEVDPNMVSHPRKSSYVRMDGWDEEAEKWFRRKAEEKQKAVGA; this comes from the coding sequence ATGGCTAAAGACACCCACGTAACCCCGATATTGGACGAACTGGAGACCGGTCCGTGGCCCAGCTTCGTTTCCGGCATCAAGCGCCTCCGCGATCAGCATGACGACGGGCGTATCCGCGGAATGGCCAATGACCTCCTGGGCCAGCTTGAACATTCCTACGAGACCCGCAAGGGCTACTGGAAGGGCGGTACGATCAGCGTGTTTGGCTACGGCGGCGGGATCATTCCGCGCTTCTCCGAGGTCGGCAAGCAGTTCCCGGAGTCCAAGGAATTTCATACCCTACGGGTGCAGCCGCCGGCGGGTAACTTCTACAGCACCGGCATCCTGCGCCAGCTCGCGGACAGCTGGGAGAAGTGGGGTTCCGGCCTGGTAACTTTCCACGGCCAGACCGGGAACATCATGTTCATCGGGGCCAACAGCGAGAATGTTCAACACTTCTTCGACGAAATCAATGACTATGGATTCGACCTGGGCGGCGCCGGTCCATGCGTGCGTACCGGGATGTCCTGCGTCGGCGCGGCGCGCTGCGAGATGTCCAACTGCAACGAACACCGGATCCATCGCACCCTGCTGACCCGCTTTACCGACGACATCCATCGCCCCGCCCTGCCGTACAAGTTCAAGTTCAAGGTCTCCGGTTGCCCCAACGACTGCATGAACGCCATCGAGCGTTCCGACTTCGCGATCATTGGCACGTGGCGGGATAACATGAAGGTCGACCAGGACGAAGTGAAGGCATTCGTCGCCAAGAAGGGCCGCCAGTACGTGATCGACAACGTCACCACCCGCTGCCCCACCAACTGCATGACCCTTAATAACGACGACACGCTGACCGTTGACGACCGCAACTGTGTAAAGTGCATGCATTGCCTGAACGTCATGCCCAAGGCGCTGCATCCCGGCGACGACAAGGGCGTCAGCATCCTGCTGGGCGGCAAGCGCACGCTGAAGATCGGCGACATGATGGGAACCGTGATCGTACCGTTCATGAAGATGGATACGGACGAGGATTATCAGCGCATCGTCGAGATCGCCGAGAACACCATCGACTTCTGGGCCGAAAACGGCCTGGAGCACGAGCGTTGCGGCGAGATGATCGACCGCATTGGTCTGGTGAACTTCCTCGAAGGCGTCGGCCTCGAAGTCGACCCCAACATGGTCTCTCACCCGCGCAAGAGTTCCTACGTGCGCATGGACGGCTGGGACGAGGAAGCGGAGAAGTGGTTCCGCCGCAAGGCCGAGGAGAAGCAGAAGGCAGTTGGCGCGTGA
- a CDS encoding taurine catabolism dioxygenase TauD produces the protein MQIIKYKDKIDSPFCLDAEHAYLRWREWKLADYPRDAAQLMVPLARADQLTAGERDGILARCRKTGMVIYALASGDIADKGLVRRLGQAFGLERLDGNLCADHDGISSVQIMEAGRHRDYIPYTDRRLNWHTDGYYNAPDRQIRAVLMHCVMNAEGGGENGLLDHEMVYLHLRDTNPLHVEALMQPDAMTIPANVENGRELRPAQTGPVFSIDPGTGALHMRYTARSRSIAWKKDRATQAAAAALAELVADGAPFVFRYRLAPGQGILCNNVLHCRTAFRDDAAAGHQRLLYRARFYERIRGTGPAECVMTEERTCSG, from the coding sequence ATGCAAATAATTAAATATAAAGATAAAATTGATTCTCCTTTCTGCCTGGACGCGGAACATGCCTATCTGCGCTGGCGGGAGTGGAAATTGGCCGACTACCCGCGGGACGCGGCGCAGCTTATGGTTCCGCTGGCACGGGCGGACCAACTCACTGCGGGCGAGCGGGATGGAATCCTCGCCCGCTGTCGCAAGACCGGAATGGTGATCTACGCCCTCGCTTCAGGAGACATCGCGGACAAGGGGCTGGTCCGGCGCCTCGGCCAAGCGTTCGGGCTCGAGCGCCTGGACGGCAACCTGTGCGCGGACCACGACGGCATCTCGTCCGTGCAGATCATGGAGGCGGGTCGGCACCGGGACTACATTCCGTATACTGACCGGCGTTTGAACTGGCATACGGACGGCTATTACAACGCGCCGGACCGTCAGATCAGAGCGGTCCTGATGCACTGCGTGATGAATGCGGAGGGCGGTGGAGAGAACGGGCTGCTGGACCATGAGATGGTATATCTGCACCTGCGCGATACGAACCCACTCCATGTGGAAGCGTTGATGCAGCCCGACGCTATGACCATCCCCGCCAATGTGGAGAATGGACGCGAACTGCGCCCGGCACAAACCGGCCCCGTGTTCTCGATCGACCCTGGCACCGGCGCCCTCCATATGCGCTACACGGCCCGCAGCCGGAGTATCGCGTGGAAGAAGGACCGCGCCACCCAGGCGGCAGCGGCGGCGCTTGCGGAACTGGTGGCGGATGGCGCGCCCTTTGTGTTTCGCTACCGGCTTGCCCCGGGACAGGGGATCCTGTGCAACAATGTACTGCACTGCCGCACCGCGTTCCGGGACGATGCGGCGGCGGGCCATCAGCGTTTGTTGTACCGGGCGCGGTTCTACGAGCGCATCCGCGGGACTGGGCCGGCGGAGTGTGTGATGACGGAGGAGCGGACATGCTCTGGGTGA
- a CDS encoding sulfurtransferase TusE (transfers sulfur from TusBCD complex to MnmA; involved in thiouridation of U34 position of some tRNAs) — protein sequence MTIEVNGKTLETDEEGYLSNLNEWAPEVGAKMASDDGCDLSDNHWEVINFLREYYEEYQIAPAVRVLTKAIGKKLGPDKGNSKYLYELFPYGPAKQACKYAGLPKPTGCV from the coding sequence ATGACGATCGAAGTGAATGGAAAAACGCTGGAAACCGATGAAGAGGGTTACCTCTCCAACCTGAACGAATGGGCCCCGGAAGTCGGCGCCAAGATGGCTTCTGACGATGGATGCGATCTCAGTGACAATCACTGGGAGGTCATCAACTTCCTCCGCGAGTACTACGAAGAGTACCAGATTGCCCCAGCGGTGCGGGTTCTGACCAAGGCGATTGGCAAAAAACTCGGCCCTGACAAAGGCAACAGTAAGTACCTCTACGAGCTGTTTCCCTATGGCCCTGCGAAGCAAGCATGCAAATACGCCGGGTTGCCGAAGCCCACGGGTTGCGTCTGA
- a CDS encoding nitrate reductase — MGFLSIFYALLFYLAAGLLVVGVGSKIVQYARTPAPLKIPTTPAPTTRRGVVLRIGGEVVLFTSLFKSNKWIWLFGWIFHFSLLLILLRHLRYFTQPVWWWVALIQPFGKYAAFGMLFGLAGLWARRFLVDRVRYISSPSDHLMLALLVAIAGSGLLMTYFFHTDIVGLKAFVLGLLYLDWQPLPPDPMLIIHLSLVLALMIVFPFSKLLHVPGLFFSPTRNQVDNPREKRHVTPWATDASPTSGN, encoded by the coding sequence ATGGGGTTTCTGAGTATTTTTTACGCCCTTTTGTTTTATCTGGCAGCTGGGCTGCTGGTGGTCGGCGTTGGGTCTAAGATCGTTCAGTACGCACGCACACCTGCGCCACTGAAGATCCCAACCACGCCGGCCCCGACCACCCGCCGCGGTGTCGTTTTGCGCATCGGTGGTGAAGTGGTACTTTTCACCAGCTTGTTCAAGTCAAACAAGTGGATCTGGCTGTTCGGATGGATTTTTCACTTCTCCCTGCTCCTGATCTTGTTGCGGCACCTGCGTTATTTCACCCAGCCCGTCTGGTGGTGGGTGGCCCTGATTCAGCCGTTTGGGAAGTACGCGGCATTTGGAATGCTGTTCGGACTTGCCGGGCTTTGGGCGCGGCGTTTTTTGGTGGACCGAGTGCGTTACATCAGTTCCCCCTCGGACCATCTGATGTTGGCGCTACTGGTGGCGATCGCCGGCAGTGGCCTGCTGATGACCTATTTCTTTCACACCGACATTGTCGGACTTAAGGCGTTCGTGCTGGGACTGCTATACCTGGACTGGCAGCCCCTGCCCCCGGACCCGATGCTGATTATCCACCTCAGCCTGGTACTCGCGCTGATGATCGTGTTCCCGTTCAGCAAGCTGCTGCACGTGCCGGGCCTGTTTTTCAGTCCGACCCGGAACCAAGTGGACAATCCGCGCGAGAAGCGCCATGTGACCCCGTGGGCCACGGACGCGAGCCCCACTTCGGGCAACTGA
- a CDS encoding type I-MYXAN CRISPR-associated protein Cas6/Cmx6, with amino-acid sequence MYWDDDNKRAAPYVPPDDIVDLAFAISCRCLPLDHAYALSQALREVLPWLVEDPGAGVHLIHGAESGNGWYRPQDAENELLYLSRRTRLTLRVPKGRLEAARALEGRTLDLDGYALEVGSGTLRPLSTLPTLFARYVVAREDHDEQQFLESAMAWLKELDISARKMLSGRAHPIHTPDGELFTRSLMVAELDPEQSVRLQQTGVGPGRAIGCGLFIAHKGIAAVGSGPESRG; translated from the coding sequence ATGTATTGGGACGATGATAACAAGCGCGCCGCGCCCTACGTACCGCCCGACGATATTGTCGATCTGGCCTTCGCCATATCATGCCGGTGTCTGCCCCTGGACCATGCCTATGCGCTGTCCCAGGCCTTGCGCGAAGTGCTTCCCTGGTTGGTCGAAGATCCCGGCGCCGGGGTGCACCTGATCCACGGCGCCGAATCGGGCAACGGCTGGTATCGTCCACAGGACGCCGAGAACGAATTGCTCTACCTCTCACGCCGCACGCGCCTGACCCTGCGGGTGCCCAAGGGCCGGCTGGAGGCGGCGCGCGCGCTCGAGGGCAGGACCCTGGACCTGGACGGCTATGCGCTCGAAGTAGGTAGCGGGACCCTGCGCCCCCTGAGCACGCTGCCGACGCTCTTTGCCCGGTATGTGGTGGCGCGTGAGGATCACGACGAACAACAGTTTCTGGAGAGCGCGATGGCGTGGCTCAAGGAACTGGATATCTCGGCGCGCAAGATGCTCTCGGGAAGGGCCCACCCGATCCACACACCGGATGGCGAGCTGTTTACGCGCAGTCTGATGGTGGCGGAGCTGGATCCAGAACAGTCCGTCCGGCTCCAGCAGACCGGGGTCGGACCCGGGCGTGCCATTGGCTGTGGCCTGTTCATCGCCCACAAGGGGATCGCGGCAGTAGGCAGCGGGCCGGAGAGCCGCGGGTAA
- a CDS encoding dissimilatory-type sulfite reductase subunit beta translates to MAQQPQMRTPIESGCPDGFQYMHPVMRKNFGRWKYHEHPGPGVLRHVAYSGDEIWTIRAGTQRILDVFTLRKLCEIGEKYADGYVRFTIRSNIEYMVSDTSKVEPLKQALEEAGFIVGGTKNSVAMMSHTQGWLHCDIPATDASGVVKAMMDELIDEFRNCDMPNRVHMTTSCCQINCGGQGDIAINIQHTKPPKINHSQVSNICERPSVVARCPVAAIRPALVDGKPSLEVDEKKCICCGACYPPCPPMQINDPENSKLAIWVGGNHSNARSAPSFQKLVAAGIPNNPPRWPEATAIVKRILQTYKKDAKDWERINDWIERIGWPRFFELTGLPFTKYHVDNWRGARNSLNASTHIRF, encoded by the coding sequence ATGGCACAGCAACCGCAGATGCGTACCCCCATCGAATCGGGATGCCCGGACGGGTTCCAGTACATGCACCCGGTGATGCGCAAGAACTTCGGCCGGTGGAAATACCACGAGCACCCTGGGCCGGGTGTTCTGCGCCACGTAGCCTACAGCGGGGACGAAATCTGGACCATCCGCGCCGGTACCCAGCGCATTCTGGACGTTTTTACTCTGCGTAAACTTTGTGAGATCGGCGAGAAGTACGCGGACGGCTATGTCCGGTTCACCATCCGCAGCAACATCGAGTACATGGTTTCGGATACTTCCAAGGTGGAGCCGCTCAAACAGGCACTGGAGGAAGCCGGCTTTATCGTCGGCGGAACCAAGAACTCCGTGGCAATGATGTCCCACACCCAGGGATGGCTGCACTGCGACATCCCCGCCACCGATGCTTCTGGTGTCGTCAAGGCGATGATGGACGAACTCATCGACGAGTTCCGCAACTGCGACATGCCCAACCGCGTGCATATGACAACCTCGTGCTGCCAAATCAACTGCGGCGGGCAGGGCGACATCGCCATCAATATCCAGCACACCAAGCCGCCCAAGATCAACCACAGCCAGGTTTCCAACATCTGCGAGCGTCCCTCGGTGGTGGCCCGCTGCCCGGTGGCGGCTATCCGGCCTGCCCTGGTGGATGGAAAGCCGTCCCTGGAAGTGGACGAAAAGAAATGCATTTGCTGCGGCGCGTGCTACCCGCCCTGCCCGCCCATGCAGATCAATGACCCCGAGAACAGCAAGCTGGCCATCTGGGTGGGCGGCAATCATTCCAACGCACGCAGCGCTCCCAGCTTTCAGAAGTTGGTGGCCGCCGGTATTCCCAACAATCCGCCCCGTTGGCCCGAAGCCACGGCCATCGTCAAGCGGATCCTCCAGACCTACAAAAAGGATGCCAAGGACTGGGAGCGGATCAACGACTGGATCGAGCGGATCGGCTGGCCGCGGTTCTTCGAACTCACCGGACTGCCATTCACCAAGTACCATGTAGACAACTGGCGGGGTGCCCGTAACAGTCTGAACGCGTCTACCCATATCCGGTTTTGA
- a CDS encoding reductase has protein sequence MANFQTPEITEYPVIPLLQEGVMKHSKPYMAAPKHQEALGFPGGLVDNWKEVAIDKMGELLTKYRSLPVFLDSCVKCGACTDKCHYYLGTSDPKNMPVARQDLLRKVYRRYFTVAGKYFPKLVGAVDLTEEVLDDWYSYYHQCSECRRCSVYCPYGIDTAEITMAGREILACVGKGQKYSNEIISKVFVIGNNLGLPEPALKDTLEGLEEEVKEDTGIDVRFPLDEKGAEVLLITPSADFFAEPHVDGLIGYAKVFHQAGISWTLSSYASEAANFGIFIGDYDNMKRVAMRIREAALDLGVKRIIVGECGHAWRVAYSFWNTLIGPFDFLDPRYPAPQHICEFTYDLIKRGALTLDKSANDHRVVTFHDSCNVARGSRMGDMPGGQFVIPREIIKAVCNNFHDMDADTIGEGTFCCGGGGGLLTDDLMEVRVKGALPRMQALKHVVQEHGVTHMAAICAICKSQFSKVLPYYGFTMDQIIAVHQLVGDALVMGPKQ, from the coding sequence GTGGCTAACTTTCAGACCCCTGAAATAACGGAATACCCGGTCATCCCCCTCCTTCAGGAAGGGGTGATGAAACATAGCAAGCCGTACATGGCCGCGCCCAAACACCAGGAGGCCCTCGGTTTCCCGGGCGGGCTGGTAGACAATTGGAAGGAGGTCGCCATCGACAAGATGGGCGAGCTCCTCACCAAATACCGATCCCTACCCGTCTTTCTGGATTCCTGCGTAAAGTGCGGGGCGTGCACCGACAAGTGCCATTACTACCTGGGGACCTCCGACCCCAAGAATATGCCCGTCGCCCGTCAGGACCTGTTGCGCAAGGTCTACCGGCGCTACTTTACCGTCGCCGGGAAATATTTCCCGAAGCTCGTGGGTGCTGTGGATCTCACGGAGGAAGTCCTGGACGACTGGTACAGCTACTACCACCAGTGTTCCGAGTGCCGGCGCTGTTCCGTGTACTGCCCCTACGGCATCGACACTGCGGAGATCACCATGGCCGGGCGTGAAATCCTCGCCTGCGTCGGAAAGGGTCAGAAATACAGCAACGAGATCATCAGCAAGGTATTCGTGATTGGCAACAACCTTGGGTTACCCGAACCGGCGCTGAAAGACACCCTTGAAGGACTTGAAGAAGAGGTAAAGGAAGACACGGGGATCGACGTGCGCTTCCCCCTGGATGAGAAAGGCGCCGAGGTGCTGTTGATCACGCCCTCCGCGGATTTCTTTGCCGAGCCCCATGTCGACGGGCTCATAGGGTATGCGAAGGTATTTCACCAGGCCGGTATCAGCTGGACCCTGAGTTCCTACGCCTCCGAAGCAGCCAACTTCGGTATTTTCATCGGCGACTACGACAACATGAAACGGGTCGCCATGCGCATCCGCGAGGCGGCCCTGGATTTGGGGGTCAAGCGCATCATCGTCGGCGAGTGCGGGCACGCGTGGCGCGTCGCCTATAGTTTCTGGAACACTTTAATCGGACCGTTCGATTTCCTGGATCCGCGTTATCCTGCGCCGCAGCACATCTGCGAGTTCACCTACGATCTGATCAAGCGCGGTGCCCTGACCCTGGACAAGTCCGCGAACGATCACCGCGTCGTAACCTTCCATGATTCCTGCAATGTCGCGCGCGGCTCACGTATGGGAGACATGCCAGGCGGGCAGTTCGTCATCCCGAGGGAAATCATCAAAGCGGTTTGCAACAACTTCCACGACATGGACGCCGACACCATTGGTGAAGGCACGTTCTGCTGCGGAGGTGGGGGCGGCCTTCTTACCGACGATCTCATGGAGGTCCGCGTAAAGGGCGCCCTCCCACGGATGCAGGCACTCAAGCACGTAGTCCAGGAACATGGGGTTACACACATGGCGGCTATCTGCGCTATCTGCAAGAGTCAATTCTCCAAGGTGCTGCCCTACTACGGCTTCACCATGGATCAAATTATCGCGGTGCATCAGCTGGTAGGCGATGCCCTCGTAATGGGACCCAAACAGTAA
- a CDS encoding sulfurtransferase TusB, protein MTMLHTVNKSPFERRTLDSCLSHAVKGSAILLLEDGVYAALKGSVVADKVKDAAQDFSIYVLGPDVHARGMTDEQVIDGVSVVDYGGFVDLVTSHDNVQSWL, encoded by the coding sequence ATGACGATGCTGCATACGGTAAACAAGTCCCCCTTCGAGCGACGCACGCTGGACTCATGCCTGAGTCATGCCGTCAAGGGAAGCGCGATTCTCCTTCTCGAAGACGGGGTCTATGCCGCCCTCAAAGGGTCGGTGGTCGCCGACAAAGTCAAGGACGCTGCCCAGGACTTCTCCATCTACGTCCTGGGTCCCGACGTCCACGCTCGCGGGATGACGGATGAACAGGTGATCGACGGCGTCTCTGTCGTAGACTATGGCGGGTTCGTCGATCTCGTAACCAGCCACGACAACGTCCAGTCCTGGCTCTAA
- a CDS encoding sulfurtransferase TusD: protein MKLGILVNEGPYQHQASDTAYQFTKAALEKGHEIYRVFFYHDGVNNGSRLGVPPQDDRNITKRWSDLAAEHDVDLVICIAAAQRRGVLDDSEAKRHGKSGSNLADGFRISGLGQLIEAGVQSDRLVVFGD, encoded by the coding sequence ATGAAGCTAGGCATCTTGGTCAATGAAGGTCCGTATCAGCATCAGGCCTCTGACACCGCGTACCAGTTCACTAAGGCTGCTTTGGAAAAGGGGCATGAGATCTACCGGGTATTTTTCTATCATGACGGGGTCAACAACGGTTCCCGGCTCGGAGTCCCACCTCAGGACGATCGGAATATCACCAAGCGGTGGTCCGATCTCGCGGCAGAGCACGACGTAGACTTGGTCATCTGCATTGCCGCAGCCCAACGCCGCGGCGTGTTGGACGACAGCGAGGCGAAACGCCACGGCAAAAGCGGTTCGAACCTTGCGGACGGATTCCGTATCTCCGGATTGGGGCAGTTGATCGAGGCCGGGGTACAGTCGGACCGCTTGGTGGTGTTCGGTGATTAG
- a CDS encoding sulfurtransferase TusC produces the protein MPTEPWEQQEKEPAVKKFMYVNRRAPYGTIYALESLEVVLIAAAFEQDVSLVFIDDGVYQLKKGQDTKGIGMKNFSPTFRALEGYDVEKLYVEKESLWTRGLTEDDLVVPVQVMGREELRDLMDQQEVILTF, from the coding sequence ATGCCAACTGAACCTTGGGAACAGCAGGAGAAAGAGCCGGCCGTGAAGAAATTCATGTACGTCAATCGCCGCGCCCCCTACGGGACCATCTACGCTCTCGAATCCCTGGAAGTGGTGCTGATCGCGGCCGCTTTCGAACAGGACGTGAGCCTCGTCTTCATCGATGACGGGGTTTATCAGCTCAAGAAAGGGCAGGATACCAAGGGCATCGGCATGAAGAATTTTTCGCCGACCTTCCGTGCCTTGGAAGGTTATGACGTCGAGAAACTCTATGTCGAAAAAGAATCCCTGTGGACCCGCGGACTGACCGAAGACGATCTGGTTGTTCCAGTGCAAGTGATGGGCCGCGAAGAACTCCGCGACCTCATGGACCAACAGGAAGTGATCCTCACGTTCTAA
- a CDS encoding sulfur relay protein DsrC encodes MLWVSEILLQNHDLGSFTELVGLVQQRARDGEVFLSMDVKPPFTDTPEDWEDRLESAFSAALRG; translated from the coding sequence ATGCTCTGGGTGAGTGAAATCCTGCTGCAGAACCATGATCTCGGTTCATTCACGGAACTTGTGGGGCTGGTACAGCAACGGGCGCGGGACGGGGAGGTATTCCTGAGCATGGACGTCAAGCCGCCTTTCACGGACACGCCTGAGGACTGGGAAGACCGGCTGGAATCGGCATTTTCCGCCGCGCTGCGCGGATAA
- a CDS encoding glutamate synthase, with protein MSTSRDEMQGQKLTFRKFRNGEYEWGNLQEQIFEADHSHKCPTYVHRTPPCQGSCPSGEDIRGWLQIVRGVEKPSADLSVQEYAFQRLTDANPFPSVMGRVCPAPCEGGCNRNDVDDFVGINAVEQFIGDTAIQKNFAFTPAPPLSGKKIAIIGGGPAGLAAAYHLRRRGHASTVFDDHGELGGMMRYGIPRYRTPREVLDGEIQRILNLGDIEVRTNTRVGRDVSVAELEKEFDSIVWALGCQTGRALPVPGADAPNCVSGVKFLEAFNTGRLKVASSKVICVGGGDTSIDVVSVARRLGRLKDADPKEKPELVIQGIGEHAPIPDAAREGADVTLTSLFPKEKMTAAEHEVHDALKEGVKILDSVMPVEVILDKSGRARALKMAQCEMVNNKPTPKAGTEFELECDLIVSAIGQGGDLEGLEDLNNGRGLINADKFYQVPDRPGHFVAGDIIRPHLLTTAIGQASVAAETVDHYLREQELEKRPKVDKHRFDLIGKLKETGLAPTEYDHQETWGTSSSDFAVHNFEDRSSQEIIPSSKLFLGHFPYVERLKRQEIGPSADDVIGHFKERMVMLSDEQAVSEAKRCMSCGMCFECDNCVIYCPQDAVFRVKKNKSTTGRYVDTDYTRCIGCHICADVCPTGYIDMALGK; from the coding sequence ATGTCGACGTCACGCGATGAGATGCAGGGCCAGAAGCTTACATTCCGCAAGTTCCGTAACGGTGAGTACGAGTGGGGCAACTTGCAGGAGCAAATCTTCGAGGCCGATCACTCGCACAAATGTCCGACTTATGTCCACCGCACACCGCCCTGTCAGGGCAGCTGTCCTTCCGGAGAAGACATCCGCGGTTGGCTGCAGATTGTGCGCGGCGTTGAAAAGCCGTCGGCGGATCTCAGTGTGCAGGAATATGCCTTCCAGCGCTTGACGGATGCGAACCCGTTTCCGTCTGTGATGGGACGCGTCTGCCCAGCTCCCTGCGAGGGTGGGTGTAACCGCAATGATGTGGACGACTTCGTCGGCATCAATGCCGTGGAGCAGTTCATCGGTGACACTGCGATCCAGAAAAATTTCGCCTTCACGCCTGCGCCCCCATTAAGCGGCAAGAAGATCGCGATCATCGGCGGCGGGCCAGCGGGCCTTGCAGCCGCCTATCACCTACGCCGCCGCGGCCACGCCTCCACGGTCTTCGACGACCACGGTGAGTTGGGTGGCATGATGCGCTATGGGATCCCGCGTTACCGTACCCCGCGGGAGGTCCTGGACGGTGAAATCCAACGTATCCTGAACCTCGGTGACATCGAGGTGCGAACTAATACCCGCGTAGGGCGTGACGTCAGCGTCGCTGAGCTGGAAAAGGAATTCGACTCGATCGTCTGGGCCCTGGGGTGCCAGACAGGGCGTGCCCTTCCGGTTCCGGGCGCCGACGCCCCCAACTGCGTGAGCGGTGTCAAATTCCTTGAAGCCTTCAATACCGGGCGGCTGAAGGTCGCCTCGAGCAAGGTCATATGCGTCGGGGGTGGCGACACCTCCATCGACGTGGTTTCCGTGGCCCGCCGTCTGGGCCGGCTCAAGGACGCCGACCCGAAAGAAAAACCGGAACTAGTGATCCAGGGGATCGGTGAACACGCTCCGATACCGGACGCGGCCCGAGAGGGTGCTGACGTCACGCTGACGTCCTTGTTCCCCAAGGAGAAGATGACCGCTGCCGAACACGAAGTGCATGACGCCCTCAAAGAAGGCGTGAAAATCCTCGATAGCGTGATGCCGGTAGAGGTCATCCTGGACAAGAGCGGGCGGGCGCGGGCGCTGAAGATGGCCCAGTGCGAGATGGTCAACAACAAGCCTACCCCGAAGGCCGGTACCGAGTTCGAGCTGGAGTGCGACCTGATCGTCTCCGCCATTGGACAGGGCGGCGATTTGGAAGGTCTCGAGGATCTTAACAACGGCCGCGGGCTGATCAATGCCGACAAGTTCTACCAGGTTCCAGACCGTCCGGGGCACTTCGTTGCCGGCGATATCATCCGGCCTCATTTGCTTACCACTGCCATCGGCCAAGCGTCAGTCGCTGCCGAAACGGTCGACCACTATCTGCGCGAGCAGGAGCTCGAGAAGCGGCCGAAGGTGGATAAGCACCGCTTTGATCTCATCGGCAAGCTGAAAGAGACCGGACTCGCTCCGACGGAATATGACCATCAAGAAACCTGGGGAACCTCCTCCAGTGATTTCGCAGTACACAACTTCGAGGACCGTTCGTCACAGGAGATCATCCCCTCATCCAAGCTGTTTCTCGGGCATTTCCCCTACGTGGAACGGCTCAAGCGCCAGGAGATCGGTCCCAGCGCAGATGACGTGATCGGTCACTTCAAGGAACGGATGGTTATGCTCTCCGACGAGCAGGCCGTCTCCGAGGCCAAGCGTTGCATGAGCTGCGGGATGTGCTTTGAGTGTGACAATTGTGTCATCTACTGCCCACAGGACGCGGTGTTCCGGGTGAAAAAGAACAAGTCCACGACCGGGCGCTATGTGGATACCGACTATACCCGCTGCATCGGTTGCCATATCTGCGCGGATGTGTGCCCCACCGGTTACATCGACATGGCCCTAGGCAAATAG